A single window of Deltaproteobacteria bacterium DNA harbors:
- a CDS encoding VOC family protein produces MEDLMALFDSRGIDHVGIRYRDLPRAVAWFRNVLGLQIDHQTRTMAFVHVGDDGSHLALFQAEGEEPLRQPHHVALRVPDPAAAEAALRAAGIPLRRIGPNLGFEDPEGTVFHFMPTR; encoded by the coding sequence AGAGGCATCGACCACGTTGGCATTCGGTATCGCGATCTGCCGCGCGCCGTCGCCTGGTTTCGCAACGTCCTGGGTCTGCAGATTGACCACCAAACACGGACCATGGCGTTCGTCCACGTCGGCGACGACGGCTCGCACCTGGCGCTGTTTCAAGCCGAAGGCGAGGAGCCGCTGCGCCAGCCCCACCACGTGGCGCTGCGCGTTCCCGATCCGGCCGCCGCCGAGGCCGCGCTTCGCGCAGCGGGAATTCCCCTCCGGCGCATCGGTCCGAATCTGGGATTCGAGGATCCGGAAGGCACCGTCTTCCACTTTATGCCGACACGGTAG